From a region of the Jatrophihabitans sp. genome:
- a CDS encoding Ku protein, whose translation MRAIWKGAVSFGLVNVPVRLFAATEENDIRFHQVHREDGGRIRYKRTCSVCNEEVAFDAIAKGYETSDGQLVILTDEDLNQLPVATSHEIDVVEFVPSSQVDPILFAKTYYLEPDAKAAKPYALLREALIETERMAIVKVALRQKETLAVLRVRDKAILLQTMLWPDEIRKPDFAVLDTEVELRPQELKMAASLVESMAADFEPEGFTDSYREAVVELIDAKLERGESAQLPDTGKKEKAGKTSEVVDLLTALQRSVDRARGVPADGAAESGDTAKASEPAEAEPAKKAAAKKSAPAKKAPPAKKAPAKKAASSKAAPARKAASKSA comes from the coding sequence ATGAGAGCCATCTGGAAAGGTGCGGTGTCCTTCGGGTTGGTGAACGTGCCGGTGCGGTTGTTCGCCGCCACCGAGGAGAACGATATCCGGTTCCATCAGGTGCACCGCGAGGACGGCGGCCGGATCCGTTACAAGCGCACTTGCAGCGTGTGCAACGAAGAGGTCGCCTTCGACGCGATCGCCAAGGGCTATGAGACCAGCGACGGCCAGTTGGTGATCCTCACCGATGAGGACCTGAACCAGTTGCCGGTCGCCACCAGCCACGAGATCGACGTGGTGGAGTTCGTGCCGAGCAGCCAGGTCGACCCGATCCTGTTCGCCAAGACCTACTACCTCGAGCCGGACGCCAAGGCCGCCAAGCCCTACGCCCTGCTGCGCGAGGCGCTGATCGAGACCGAGCGGATGGCCATCGTGAAGGTGGCGCTGCGGCAGAAAGAGACGCTGGCGGTGCTGCGGGTGCGCGACAAGGCGATCCTGCTGCAGACCATGCTGTGGCCCGACGAGATCCGCAAGCCGGACTTCGCGGTGCTCGACACCGAGGTGGAGTTGCGCCCGCAGGAGTTGAAGATGGCCGCCTCGCTGGTCGAGAGCATGGCCGCCGACTTCGAGCCCGAGGGCTTCACCGACAGCTACCGCGAGGCGGTGGTCGAGCTGATCGACGCCAAGCTCGAGCGCGGCGAGTCCGCCCAACTGCCCGACACCGGCAAGAAGGAGAAGGCCGGCAAGACCAGCGAGGTGGTGGACCTGCTCACCGCGCTGCAGCGCAGCGTCGACCGGGCCCGGGGCGTGCCCGCCGACGGCGCGGCCGAGTCCGGCGACACGGCCAAGGCAAGCGAGCCGGCCGAGGCGGAGCCGGCGAAGAAGGCCGCGGCCAAGAAGTCCGCCCCGGCGAAGAAGGCGCCGCCTGCCAAGAAGGCGCCGGCGAAGAAGGCGGCGTCGAGCAAGGCCGCTCCAGCGAGGAAGGCCGCGTCCAAGAGCGCCTGA
- the trpS gene encoding tryptophan--tRNA ligase, with translation MTTTTTVPAARTAAGPGLPAPGRVLTGDRPTGGLHLGHYFGTLANRVRLQQQGCELFVVVADYQVITDRDRPENLAQLRTSMVLDYLACGIDADNSVIFAHSAAPALNQLLLPFLSLVSTGELDRNPTVKEEIRMAGRSKVNGLMMTYPVHQAADILFCKAELVPVGKDQLPHLELTRSIARRFNDRYGPVFPLPEGLLGEVGTLLGLDGRKMSKSLGNGIALSDGPDQVAAKVRAARTDSERRISYHPQSRPEVANLLTLAGLCLGVAPAVVAEQVGAGGAAELKRVVTDSVNKLLAPIRARRASFGPGDAAEILRRGASRAREIADATLAEVNAVMGMG, from the coding sequence ATGACAACGACGACGACCGTGCCGGCTGCCCGCACCGCGGCGGGGCCCGGGCTGCCGGCGCCGGGCCGGGTGCTGACCGGTGACCGCCCGACCGGCGGCCTGCACCTCGGGCACTACTTCGGCACGCTGGCCAACCGGGTCCGGCTGCAGCAGCAGGGATGCGAGCTGTTCGTGGTGGTGGCCGACTACCAGGTCATCACCGACCGGGACCGGCCGGAAAACCTCGCGCAGCTTCGCACGTCAATGGTGCTGGACTACCTGGCCTGCGGCATCGACGCCGACAACAGCGTGATCTTCGCTCACAGCGCGGCGCCGGCCCTGAACCAGCTGCTGCTGCCGTTCCTGTCACTGGTGAGCACCGGCGAACTGGACCGCAACCCGACTGTGAAGGAGGAGATCCGGATGGCGGGCCGATCTAAAGTCAACGGGTTGATGATGACCTATCCGGTGCACCAGGCCGCGGACATCCTTTTCTGCAAGGCGGAACTGGTGCCGGTGGGCAAGGACCAGCTGCCGCACCTGGAGCTGACCCGGTCCATCGCGCGCCGGTTCAACGACCGCTACGGCCCGGTTTTCCCTCTGCCCGAAGGGTTGCTCGGCGAGGTCGGCACGCTGCTGGGACTGGACGGCCGCAAGATGTCGAAGAGCCTGGGCAACGGCATCGCGTTGTCCGATGGCCCGGACCAGGTGGCGGCCAAGGTGCGAGCCGCCCGGACGGACTCCGAGCGGCGGATTAGCTATCACCCGCAGAGCCGGCCCGAGGTCGCCAACCTGCTCACCCTGGCCGGCCTCTGCCTGGGGGTGGCGCCGGCGGTGGTCGCCGAGCAGGTCGGCGCCGGGGGAGCCGCCGAGCTGAAGCGGGTGGTGACCGACTCGGTCAACAAGCTGCTGGCCCCGATCAGGGCTCGGCGCGCCTCGTTCGGACCTGGGGACGCCGCCGAGATCCTGCGCCGTGGCGCTAGCCGGGCCCGCGAGATCGCCGACGCCACCCTGGCCGAGGTCAACGCCGTGATGGGTATGGGATAG
- a CDS encoding exodeoxyribonuclease III, whose product MRIATWNLNSVKARLPRLLSWLELRQPDVLLVQETKATEQSWPAAELQAAGYESAHLGSGRWNGVGILSRVGLDDVTRGLAGQPSFDGAVEDRAIGATCAGVRLWSLYVPNGRTVGHQHFEYKLEFLDALRAQCAAERATLGADAPYGLLGDFNVAPLDQDVWDIAAFAGSTHVSAPERAAVAAIQQADPGAPLVDLMPRASIDPADIRPPYTFWEMRMLGFQKGRGMRIDLALVNDSLAQRVQSAWVDRDARRGEGPSDHAPLVLDLTD is encoded by the coding sequence ATGCGCATCGCGACCTGGAACCTCAACTCCGTCAAGGCCCGGCTGCCGCGGCTGCTGTCCTGGCTGGAGCTACGCCAGCCCGACGTCCTGCTGGTCCAGGAGACCAAGGCCACCGAGCAGTCCTGGCCGGCTGCCGAACTGCAGGCGGCGGGTTATGAGTCAGCGCACCTGGGCAGCGGCCGGTGGAACGGGGTGGGCATCCTGTCCAGGGTCGGGCTGGACGATGTGACCCGCGGGCTGGCCGGCCAGCCGTCCTTCGACGGGGCTGTGGAGGACCGCGCGATCGGGGCGACCTGCGCCGGCGTCAGGCTCTGGTCGCTGTACGTCCCTAACGGCAGGACGGTCGGGCACCAGCACTTCGAGTACAAGCTGGAGTTCCTCGACGCTCTGCGCGCCCAGTGCGCGGCGGAGCGGGCCACGCTGGGCGCCGACGCGCCGTACGGGCTGCTCGGTGACTTCAACGTGGCGCCGCTTGACCAGGACGTCTGGGACATCGCGGCCTTCGCCGGGTCCACCCATGTCAGCGCGCCCGAACGCGCCGCGGTCGCCGCCATCCAGCAGGCCGATCCGGGCGCCCCGCTGGTCGACCTGATGCCGCGCGCCTCGATCGACCCCGCCGACATCCGGCCGCCCTACACCTTCTGGGAGATGCGGATGCTCGGGTTCCAGAAGGGCCGCGGGATGCGGATCGACCTCGCGCTGGTCAACGACTCGCTGGCCCAGCGGGTCCAGTCAGCGTGGGTCGACCGGGACGCCCGGCGCGGCGAAGGCCCGTCCGACCACGCGCCGCTGGTGCTCGACCTCACCGACTAG
- a CDS encoding alpha/beta hydrolase — protein MAHRLTTIKASDGRALGVAQWGDPDGSAVFGLHGTPGSRFGRPPDEAGLARAGLRVLTYDRPGYGVSERRPGRRVVDCAEDVAAIADALGLDRFAVTGGSGGGPHALAVAARLASRVTAAECRVGVAPFDAEGLDWWAGMDPQNVEEFRWALQGEQVLRDRLAPLAEQDLARIAKDPSKILSDDWQLADADREKLARPDVQRVFSEDMRAAYAAGVWGWVDDDLAFVTGWGFDLEEIAVPVTVRYGAQDVLVPAGHGAWLAAHVPGARAVVHTEGGHLSDPDTRVEELRALVAAG, from the coding sequence ATGGCGCACCGGTTGACGACGATCAAGGCCTCCGACGGGCGCGCGCTCGGCGTCGCGCAGTGGGGAGACCCGGACGGCTCTGCTGTGTTCGGGCTGCATGGCACTCCGGGCTCGCGGTTCGGCCGACCTCCGGACGAGGCAGGCCTCGCCCGCGCCGGGCTGCGGGTGCTGACCTATGACCGGCCGGGCTATGGGGTGTCCGAGCGCCGGCCCGGGCGACGGGTGGTCGACTGCGCTGAGGATGTCGCCGCCATCGCCGACGCCTTGGGCCTCGACCGGTTCGCGGTCACCGGCGGGTCCGGCGGCGGGCCGCACGCGCTGGCGGTGGCCGCCAGGCTCGCAAGCCGGGTGACGGCGGCCGAGTGCCGGGTCGGCGTCGCTCCCTTCGACGCCGAGGGCTTGGACTGGTGGGCCGGCATGGACCCGCAGAACGTCGAGGAATTCCGCTGGGCGCTTCAGGGCGAGCAGGTCCTGCGCGACAGGCTCGCGCCGCTGGCGGAGCAGGACCTGGCCCGGATCGCGAAGGATCCGTCGAAGATCCTGTCTGATGACTGGCAGCTTGCCGACGCCGACCGGGAGAAGCTTGCCCGCCCTGACGTGCAGCGGGTGTTCTCAGAAGACATGCGTGCCGCGTACGCCGCCGGGGTCTGGGGTTGGGTCGACGACGACCTGGCGTTCGTCACCGGATGGGGCTTTGACCTTGAGGAGATCGCGGTGCCGGTCACCGTCCGCTACGGCGCGCAGGACGTCCTCGTCCCCGCCGGTCACGGCGCCTGGCTGGCCGCACACGTCCCCGGAGCGAGGGCCGTCGTCCACACCGAGGGCGGTCATCTGTCTGATCCCGACACCCGGGTCGAAGAGCTGCGCGCGCTGGTCGCGGCAGGTTGA
- a CDS encoding phospholipase D-like domain-containing protein yields MRAHVENGGLTTHAVAGNHAVFFGFDLSEQARDGCLGIALHREDLTDHTSRWLSGFKTFKSQIPTPALTAVYQTEAQPIQAMWWGDYTAKPAHRYRYTVVPRYGVPGALTSREAVTATVEVTTDDPGAGVHGVYFNRGVAASQAYAARFGAPPDQLPPDKRAEAMRWLSRGLHEALIAFLTDGASASLAIRAAVYELTEPSVLAAFAQAHAAGADVRIVYHAKGEQGQRNEAAIQAAVQASNFDRSMLIPRTRAVIAHNKFIIRADRGAGGDDTIRPRQVWTGSTNLTQGGIFGHSNVGHVVRDAEVAQRFLDYWTQLSADPARPALKEWVGTHSAFDAAGLAGGGIHSLFSPRTAIDPLDWYAAGFAAAPSSTHITLPFGLDDKHFEAQLADAHTPGVLRFVLLNAPDNHQRVWSKDPMVQLAVGALGTPDSLSGWAAEHLTGFNGHVPYLHTKILLLGPLSDTPTTITGSANFSTASTQGNDENMLIITGDTEVADVYFTEYNRVFDHFYARWWAQRVRQNATDAHDYLTEDDSWQRPYWQRGSRKNAKRILYSGKG; encoded by the coding sequence GTGCGAGCACACGTTGAGAACGGCGGGCTCACCACGCACGCCGTCGCCGGCAACCACGCGGTCTTCTTCGGCTTCGACCTGAGCGAGCAGGCCCGTGACGGCTGCCTGGGAATCGCGCTGCACCGCGAGGATCTCACCGACCACACCTCGCGCTGGCTGTCAGGGTTCAAGACCTTCAAGTCCCAGATTCCCACGCCGGCGCTGACCGCGGTCTATCAGACCGAGGCGCAGCCGATCCAGGCGATGTGGTGGGGCGACTACACCGCCAAGCCCGCGCACCGTTACCGCTACACGGTGGTGCCGCGCTACGGCGTGCCCGGGGCGCTGACCAGCCGGGAGGCGGTCACGGCGACGGTCGAGGTCACCACTGACGACCCGGGCGCGGGCGTCCACGGGGTCTACTTCAACCGCGGCGTGGCGGCCAGCCAGGCCTACGCCGCCAGGTTCGGCGCCCCTCCGGACCAGTTGCCGCCCGACAAGCGCGCCGAGGCGATGAGGTGGCTCTCGCGTGGCTTGCACGAGGCGCTGATCGCCTTCCTCACTGACGGCGCGTCGGCGTCACTGGCCATCCGGGCCGCCGTCTACGAGCTCACCGAGCCGAGTGTGCTGGCTGCCTTCGCGCAGGCGCACGCCGCGGGCGCCGACGTCCGGATCGTCTATCACGCCAAGGGCGAGCAGGGGCAGCGCAACGAGGCGGCGATCCAGGCGGCCGTGCAGGCCTCGAACTTCGACCGCTCGATGCTGATTCCCCGCACCCGGGCGGTGATCGCCCACAACAAGTTCATCATCCGGGCCGACCGTGGGGCCGGCGGCGATGACACGATCAGGCCGAGGCAGGTGTGGACCGGGTCGACCAACCTCACCCAGGGCGGCATCTTCGGCCACTCCAACGTCGGGCACGTGGTGCGAGACGCCGAGGTCGCGCAGCGTTTTCTCGACTACTGGACGCAGCTGTCGGCCGATCCGGCCCGTCCGGCGCTGAAGGAGTGGGTCGGCACGCACAGCGCCTTCGACGCAGCCGGGCTGGCGGGCGGTGGCATCCACTCGCTGTTCAGCCCGCGCACCGCCATCGACCCGCTGGACTGGTACGCGGCCGGCTTCGCCGCGGCGCCGTCGAGCACCCACATCACGCTGCCCTTCGGGTTGGACGACAAGCACTTCGAGGCGCAGCTCGCCGACGCCCACACGCCGGGAGTGCTGCGCTTCGTGCTGCTCAACGCACCGGACAACCACCAGCGCGTGTGGTCGAAGGACCCGATGGTGCAGCTGGCCGTCGGCGCGCTGGGCACACCCGACTCGCTCAGCGGGTGGGCGGCAGAGCACCTGACCGGCTTCAACGGCCACGTTCCCTACCTGCACACCAAGATCCTGCTGCTCGGCCCGCTGTCCGACACGCCCACCACCATCACCGGCTCGGCGAACTTCTCCACCGCCTCGACGCAGGGCAACGACGAGAACATGCTCATCATCACCGGTGACACCGAGGTCGCCGATGTCTACTTCACCGAGTACAACAGGGTGTTCGACCACTTCTACGCCCGGTGGTGGGCTCAGCGAGTGCGGCAGAACGCCACCGACGCCCACGACTACCTCACCGAGGACGACAGTTGGCAGCGGCCGTACTGGCAGCGGGGGAGCCGCAAGAACGCCAAGCGGATCCTGTACTCGGGCAAGGGCTAG
- a CDS encoding ROK family protein, which yields MSSKLPAEGPAAEQVDSFAAVLAAVRGGRLRTRPDLARHLGLGRNVVSQRVTQLIDSGLLDEGSLAPSTGGRPSRELRFRAEAGCLLVAELGATELQAGLSDLDGVLLAQRTEACDVAGGPEATLARLEQIFNELLATRLVAAPVWGVGVGLPGPVEFSKGRPIAPPIMPGWDDYPVRDRLSATYQAPAWVDNDVNVMALGELRTGIGRNELELLYVKVGTGIGAGLISAGRLHRGAQGAAGDIGHVSVLDDDSVLCRCGNTGCLEALAGGYALSRDGLAAARSGRSPALAAVLEATGTITARDVTAAASAGDPASLALLTRSGRLVGRVLATLVNFYNPSLIVLGGQVSSGGDIFLGELRRTVYGRSTALSARDLRIKTSPLGDRAGLLGAAFLAADQLFSPECLVHWISAGSPAGRPDLSGGGVAA from the coding sequence ATGAGCTCGAAGCTGCCTGCGGAGGGGCCGGCCGCTGAGCAGGTCGACTCCTTCGCCGCCGTGCTCGCCGCCGTGCGCGGGGGTCGGCTGCGGACCCGCCCCGACCTCGCGCGGCATCTGGGCCTGGGCCGCAACGTCGTGAGCCAGCGGGTGACCCAGCTGATCGACTCGGGCCTGCTCGACGAGGGCAGCCTGGCGCCGTCCACCGGAGGGCGGCCATCGCGCGAGCTGCGGTTTCGCGCCGAGGCAGGCTGCCTGCTCGTCGCCGAGCTGGGCGCCACCGAGCTGCAGGCCGGCCTCAGCGATCTGGACGGGGTGCTGCTGGCCCAGCGCACCGAGGCCTGCGACGTCGCGGGCGGCCCGGAAGCGACGCTGGCCCGGCTCGAGCAGATCTTCAACGAGCTGCTGGCCACCCGGCTGGTCGCGGCGCCGGTGTGGGGCGTCGGCGTCGGGTTGCCCGGGCCGGTCGAGTTCTCCAAGGGCCGCCCGATCGCGCCGCCGATCATGCCCGGCTGGGATGACTACCCGGTGCGTGACCGGCTCTCGGCCACCTATCAGGCGCCGGCCTGGGTCGACAACGACGTCAACGTCATGGCGTTGGGCGAGCTGCGCACCGGGATCGGGCGCAACGAGTTGGAGCTGCTCTACGTCAAGGTGGGCACCGGCATCGGCGCCGGGCTGATCTCCGCCGGGCGCCTGCACCGCGGCGCGCAGGGCGCCGCTGGCGACATCGGCCACGTGTCGGTGCTCGACGACGACAGCGTCCTGTGCCGCTGCGGCAACACCGGCTGCCTGGAGGCCCTGGCCGGCGGGTACGCGCTCAGCCGCGACGGACTGGCGGCCGCCCGGTCTGGCCGCAGCCCGGCGCTGGCCGCCGTGCTGGAGGCCACCGGCACGATCACCGCTCGCGACGTCACGGCCGCCGCCAGCGCCGGCGACCCGGCGAGCCTGGCCCTGCTCACCCGGTCGGGCCGGTTGGTGGGCCGCGTCCTGGCGACGCTGGTGAACTTCTACAACCCGTCGCTCATCGTCCTCGGAGGCCAGGTCAGCTCTGGCGGCGACATCTTCCTCGGTGAGCTGCGGCGGACGGTCTACGGCCGCTCCACCGCCCTGAGCGCGCGCGATCTGCGGATCAAGACCTCGCCGCTCGGGGACCGCGCCGGGCTGCTGGGCGCGGCGTTCCTGGCAGCCGACCAGCTCTTCTCCCCCGAATGCCTGGTCCACTGGATCTCCGCCGGCTCGCCGGCCGGGCGCCCGGACCTGTCGGGCGGCGGCGTCGCGGCCTGA
- a CDS encoding Gfo/Idh/MocA family oxidoreductase: MRAGVQAAIIGTGFIAGVHAHAVRAAGGEVVAVLGSGAATTAAGVQAMGARRGAADLAELLAAPEIDVVHICTPNRTHTEMALAALAAGKHVICEKPLATSVADARRLTEVAGDAGRVASVPFVYRFYASVREARNRIARDSAGPLWLLHGTYLQDWLSAHDATNWRMDPALGGASRAFGDIGVHWCDLMEFTTGHRITRLAAQLGSAYKERSVADSLADPGTEDGAVVVFQTDRGAMGSVVVSQVTPGRKNRLWFSFDGPDASYSFDQEAPEALFVGGREQNVVLMRGTDVFGQPSSTYSRLPAGHPQGYQDAFNAYVSDVYAAMDGSAPDGLPMFDDGLRAAVLTQAVVEAAASQTWIEVPA; encoded by the coding sequence ATGAGGGCCGGCGTCCAGGCGGCGATCATCGGAACCGGCTTCATCGCCGGCGTGCACGCGCATGCGGTCCGGGCGGCGGGCGGCGAGGTGGTGGCCGTGCTCGGCAGCGGCGCGGCCACGACGGCCGCCGGCGTTCAGGCCATGGGCGCCCGGCGTGGCGCGGCGGACCTCGCCGAGTTGCTGGCAGCGCCGGAGATCGACGTGGTGCACATCTGCACGCCCAACCGCACCCACACCGAGATGGCACTAGCCGCGCTGGCCGCAGGCAAGCACGTGATCTGCGAGAAGCCGCTGGCGACCTCCGTCGCCGACGCACGCCGGCTGACCGAGGTCGCCGGTGACGCCGGACGGGTGGCCAGCGTGCCGTTCGTCTACCGCTTCTACGCCTCGGTCCGCGAGGCCAGGAACCGGATCGCCCGCGACTCGGCCGGCCCGCTGTGGCTGTTGCACGGCACCTACCTGCAGGACTGGTTGTCTGCCCACGACGCGACCAACTGGCGGATGGACCCGGCCCTCGGCGGCGCGTCGCGGGCTTTCGGCGACATCGGGGTGCACTGGTGTGACCTGATGGAGTTCACCACCGGGCACCGGATCACCCGCCTCGCCGCGCAGCTGGGCAGCGCCTACAAGGAGCGAAGCGTCGCAGACTCGCTGGCCGACCCTGGCACCGAGGACGGCGCGGTGGTCGTCTTCCAGACCGATCGCGGGGCCATGGGGTCAGTGGTCGTGTCCCAGGTGACTCCCGGTCGCAAGAACCGCCTGTGGTTCTCCTTCGACGGCCCCGACGCCTCGTACTCCTTCGACCAGGAGGCGCCCGAGGCGCTGTTTGTCGGCGGGCGCGAGCAGAACGTCGTCCTGATGCGCGGCACGGACGTCTTCGGACAGCCTTCCTCGACCTACTCACGGCTGCCGGCCGGCCACCCGCAGGGTTATCAGGACGCCTTCAACGCCTATGTCAGCGACGTCTACGCCGCCATGGACGGCAGCGCCCCCGACGGGCTGCCGATGTTCGACGACGGGCTGCGCGCGGCGGTCCTGACCCAGGCGGTGGTGGAGGCCGCGGCGTCGCAGACGTGGATAGAGGTGCCGGCGTGA